A genomic segment from Sphingopyxis sp. DBS4 encodes:
- the glyA gene encoding serine hydroxymethyltransferase, producing MTTETLDKPIKSAGYFTDGVAATDPAVAAAMKHELDREQHQIELIASENIVSKAVLEAQGSVFTNKYAEGYPGKRYYQGCGPSDEVETLAIDRAKQLFDCNFVNVQPHSGAQANGAVMLALTKPGATIMGMSLDAGGHLTHGAAPAMSGKWYNAVQYGVRADDHLVDFDQVERLAKEHRPSLIIAGGSAYPRTLDFARFRAIADDVGALLMVDMAHFAGLVAGGAHPSPMEHAHVVTTTTHKTLRGPRGGMILTNDEAIAKRINSAVFPGLQGGPLVHVIAAKAVAFGEALRPEFKAYARATIANAQALANRLKARGADVVAGGTDTHLALIDLRPLGITGRDADEALERSAITCNKNGVPFDPLPPVKTSGIRVGSPAGTTRGFGIAEFEEIGDMVADVLEALRDKGEHGDADVEADVRGRVRALCERFPIYQG from the coding sequence ATGACCACCGAAACGCTCGACAAGCCCATCAAATCGGCCGGCTATTTCACCGACGGCGTCGCCGCGACCGACCCCGCCGTCGCCGCCGCGATGAAGCATGAACTCGACCGCGAACAGCATCAGATCGAACTGATCGCGTCGGAGAATATCGTCTCCAAGGCGGTTCTCGAGGCGCAGGGCAGCGTCTTCACCAACAAATATGCCGAAGGCTATCCGGGCAAGCGCTATTATCAGGGTTGCGGCCCGTCGGACGAGGTCGAGACGCTGGCGATCGACCGCGCGAAACAGCTTTTCGACTGCAATTTCGTCAATGTTCAGCCGCACTCGGGCGCGCAGGCGAACGGCGCGGTCATGCTCGCGCTGACCAAACCCGGCGCGACGATCATGGGCATGAGCCTCGATGCGGGCGGCCATCTGACGCACGGCGCGGCGCCCGCGATGTCGGGCAAATGGTATAATGCGGTACAATATGGCGTGCGCGCCGACGATCATCTCGTCGATTTCGACCAGGTCGAGCGCCTTGCGAAGGAGCATCGCCCCTCGCTGATCATCGCGGGCGGCTCGGCCTATCCGCGCACGCTCGACTTCGCGCGCTTCCGTGCCATCGCCGACGACGTCGGCGCGCTGCTGATGGTCGACATGGCGCATTTCGCGGGGCTGGTCGCGGGCGGCGCGCATCCCTCGCCGATGGAACATGCGCATGTCGTCACCACGACGACGCACAAGACGCTGCGGGGCCCGCGCGGCGGCATGATCCTGACCAATGACGAGGCGATCGCGAAACGCATCAACTCGGCGGTCTTCCCCGGCCTCCAGGGCGGCCCGCTGGTCCATGTCATCGCCGCGAAAGCGGTCGCCTTCGGCGAAGCGTTGCGCCCCGAGTTCAAGGCCTATGCCAGGGCGACGATCGCCAATGCGCAGGCGCTCGCGAACCGGCTGAAGGCGCGCGGCGCCGATGTCGTCGCGGGCGGCACCGACACCCATCTTGCGCTGATCGACCTTCGTCCGCTCGGCATCACCGGCCGCGACGCCGACGAAGCGCTCGAACGCAGCGCGATCACCTGCAACAAGAACGGCGTCCCCTTCGATCCGCTGCCGCCGGTCAAGACCAGCGGCATCCGCGTCGGATCGCCCGCGGGCACGACGCGCGGCTTCGGCATTGCCGAGTTCGAGGAGATCGGCGACATGGTCGCGGATGTTCTGGAGGCCTTGCGCGACAAGGGCGAGCATGGCGACGCCGATGTCGAAGCCGACGTTCGCGGCCGCGTCCGCGCGCTGTGCGAGCGCTTCCCCATCTATCAGGGGTAA
- the lon gene encoding endopeptidase La, with translation MTQSFPLLPLRDIVVFPHMIVPLFVGRDRSVAALEAAMESDKEIFLVAQLDPGEDDPQRDDLYDTGVIATVLQLLKLPDGTVRVLVEGKERAELLTLEDDGKAVMASVKPVADAIDDSVDTAALMRSVVDQFESYAKLNKKMPAETAVQLSQIDDASRLADSVAGNLNIKVSDKQALLVEDAPAKRLEMVFAFMEGELGVLQVEKKIRGRVKRQMEKSQREYYLNEQLKAIQRELGNDSGEGGDDLGELQLKIDGLKMSKEAKAKANAELKKLRAMAPMSAEATVVRNYLDTLIGLPWGKKSKLKKDIAKAQAVLDDDHYALEKVKDRIVEYLAVQARTNKLKGPILCLVGPPGVGKTSLGRSIAKATGREFVRQSLGGVRDEAEIRGHRRTYIGSLPGKIVTNLKKAGTMNPLFLLDEIDKLGQDFRGDPASALLEVLDPEQNAKFQDHYLEIDVDLSDIMFVTTANSLNLPQPLLDRMEIIRLEGYTEDEKVEIAKRHLIAKQVEAHGLKPHEFELTDEGLRDLIRYYTREAGVRTLEREIARLARKALRKILEGKAESVVVTPENLSEFAGVRKFRHGVSDREDQVGAVTGLAWTEVGGELLTIEAVTVAGKGQVRTTGKLGEVMTESVQAALSFVKARAPAYGIKPSLFARKDIHIHLPEGAVPKDGPSAGVGMVTAMVSTLTGIAVRKDVAMTGEVTLRGRVLAIGGLKEKLLAALRGGITTVLIPEENEKDLVEIPANITEKLKIIPVNHVDQVLAEALVSPVEPIEWTEADELAASPPHAPGGDPESAIRH, from the coding sequence ATGACGCAATCTTTTCCCCTGCTGCCGCTGCGCGATATCGTCGTTTTCCCGCACATGATCGTGCCGCTTTTCGTCGGCCGCGACCGTTCGGTCGCCGCGCTTGAAGCCGCGATGGAATCCGACAAGGAAATCTTCCTCGTCGCCCAGCTCGATCCCGGCGAGGACGACCCGCAGCGCGACGATCTTTACGACACCGGTGTGATCGCCACCGTGTTGCAGCTTCTGAAGCTGCCCGACGGCACGGTTCGCGTGCTCGTCGAGGGCAAGGAGCGCGCGGAGCTGCTGACGCTGGAAGATGACGGCAAGGCGGTGATGGCGAGCGTCAAGCCGGTCGCCGACGCGATCGACGACAGCGTCGACACCGCCGCGCTGATGCGCTCGGTCGTCGACCAGTTTGAAAGCTATGCCAAGCTCAACAAGAAGATGCCCGCCGAAACCGCGGTGCAGCTCTCGCAGATCGACGACGCCTCGCGCCTCGCCGACTCGGTCGCGGGCAATCTCAACATCAAGGTGTCCGACAAGCAGGCCTTGCTCGTCGAAGACGCGCCCGCGAAGCGGCTCGAAATGGTCTTCGCCTTCATGGAGGGCGAACTCGGCGTGCTGCAGGTCGAGAAGAAGATCCGCGGTCGCGTGAAGCGGCAGATGGAGAAAAGCCAGCGCGAATATTATCTCAACGAGCAGTTGAAGGCGATCCAGCGCGAACTCGGCAACGACAGCGGCGAGGGCGGCGACGACCTTGGCGAGTTGCAGCTCAAGATCGACGGCCTCAAAATGTCGAAGGAGGCCAAGGCCAAGGCGAATGCCGAACTCAAGAAGCTGCGCGCGATGGCGCCGATGTCGGCCGAGGCGACGGTGGTGCGCAACTATCTCGACACGCTGATCGGCCTGCCGTGGGGCAAGAAGTCGAAGCTCAAGAAGGATATCGCCAAGGCGCAGGCCGTCCTCGACGACGACCATTATGCGCTCGAAAAGGTCAAGGACCGGATCGTCGAATATCTGGCGGTGCAGGCGCGCACCAACAAGCTCAAAGGCCCGATCCTGTGCCTCGTCGGCCCTCCGGGCGTCGGCAAGACCTCGCTCGGACGCAGCATCGCGAAAGCCACTGGCCGCGAATTCGTGCGCCAGTCGCTGGGCGGCGTGCGCGACGAGGCCGAGATTCGCGGCCACCGCCGCACTTACATTGGCTCGCTGCCGGGCAAGATCGTGACCAACCTGAAAAAGGCCGGCACGATGAACCCGCTGTTCCTGCTCGACGAGATCGACAAGCTGGGCCAGGATTTCCGCGGCGATCCGGCGTCGGCGCTGCTCGAAGTGCTCGACCCCGAACAGAATGCGAAGTTCCAGGACCATTATCTGGAGATCGATGTCGATCTCAGCGACATCATGTTCGTCACCACGGCGAATTCGCTGAACCTGCCGCAGCCTTTGCTTGACCGCATGGAGATCATCCGCCTCGAAGGCTATACCGAGGATGAGAAGGTCGAGATCGCCAAGCGTCACCTGATCGCCAAGCAGGTCGAGGCGCACGGGCTGAAGCCGCATGAGTTCGAGCTGACCGACGAAGGGCTGCGCGACCTCATCCGCTATTACACACGCGAGGCGGGCGTCCGCACGCTCGAGCGCGAGATCGCGCGGCTGGCGCGCAAGGCGCTGCGCAAGATTCTCGAAGGCAAGGCGGAGAGCGTCGTCGTCACGCCGGAAAACCTGTCCGAATTCGCGGGCGTACGGAAATTCCGCCACGGCGTGTCGGATCGCGAGGATCAGGTCGGCGCGGTCACCGGCCTTGCCTGGACCGAAGTCGGCGGCGAACTGCTGACGATCGAGGCGGTCACCGTCGCGGGCAAGGGACAGGTCCGCACCACCGGCAAGCTCGGCGAGGTGATGACCGAGTCGGTGCAGGCGGCGCTGTCGTTCGTGAAGGCGCGCGCGCCGGCCTATGGCATCAAGCCCAGCCTGTTCGCGCGCAAGGATATCCATATCCACCTGCCCGAAGGCGCGGTGCCGAAGGATGGCCCGTCGGCGGGTGTCGGCATGGTCACCGCAATGGTCTCGACCCTCACCGGGATCGCGGTGCGCAAGGATGTCGCGATGACCGGCGAAGTCACGCTGCGCGGCCGCGTGCTCGCGATCGGCGGGCTCAAGGAGAAATTGCTCGCGGCGCTGCGCGGCGGCATCACGACCGTGCTCATTCCCGAGGAAAATGAAAAGGATCTGGTCGAGATTCCGGCGAACATCACCGAAAAGCTCAAGATCATTCCGGTGAACCATGTCGACCAGGTGCTGGCCGAAGCGCTGGTTTCGCCGGTCGAGCCGATCGAATGGACCGAGGCCGACGAGCTTGCCGCGTCGCCCCCGCATGCGCCCGGCGGCGACCCCGAAAGCGCGATTCGCCACTGA
- a CDS encoding HU family DNA-binding protein — protein sequence MNKQDLIAAVADSSGLTKGDASKAVEAVFDSITGALKKGGEVRLVGFGTFAVSKRKASTGRNPRTGETMTIAASNQPKFKAGKALKDAVN from the coding sequence ATGAACAAACAAGACCTGATCGCCGCCGTCGCTGACTCGAGCGGCCTCACCAAGGGCGATGCGAGCAAGGCGGTCGAAGCCGTGTTCGATTCGATCACCGGCGCGCTCAAGAAGGGCGGCGAAGTCCGTCTCGTCGGCTTCGGCACCTTCGCGGTCAGCAAGCGCAAGGCGTCGACCGGCCGCAACCCGCGCACCGGCGAAACGATGACCATTGCGGCGTCGAACCAGCCGAAGTTCAAGGCCGGCAAGGCCCTCAAGGATGCCGTCAACTAA
- a CDS encoding YbaB/EbfC family nucleoid-associated protein yields MKSIEEMMKAAQEAAATVQAQMQEAQTKLDTLEVEGVSGGGLVRIVATAKGRIKAIHIDDSLIVPSDKQMLEDLLAAAFNDAREKADAVSNEEMGKMTSGLPLPPGFKLPF; encoded by the coding sequence ATGAAATCGATCGAAGAAATGATGAAGGCGGCGCAGGAAGCCGCCGCCACGGTGCAGGCGCAGATGCAGGAGGCGCAGACGAAGCTCGACACCCTCGAGGTCGAGGGTGTTTCGGGCGGAGGCCTCGTCAGGATCGTCGCGACCGCCAAGGGACGCATCAAGGCGATCCATATCGACGACAGCCTGATCGTCCCGTCGGACAAGCAGATGCTCGAAGACCTGCTCGCCGCCGCGTTCAACGATGCGCGCGAAAAGGCCGATGCGGTGAGCAACGAGGAAATGGGCAAGATGACGAGCGGCCTGCCGCTGCCGCCGGGGTTCAAGCTGCCGTTTTGA
- a CDS encoding 2Fe-2S iron-sulfur cluster-binding protein has product MRVTFIHADGKGRTEAEANAGDVLLDVAQAHMMPLEGTCEGQMACSTCHVIVAKEDFDRLPSASEEEEDMLDLAAGVRRTSRLACQIVLTGDLDGLTVHIPSESRNMQGPR; this is encoded by the coding sequence GTGCGCGTCACCTTCATCCACGCCGACGGCAAGGGGCGCACCGAGGCCGAAGCGAACGCAGGCGACGTCCTGCTCGATGTCGCACAGGCGCACATGATGCCGCTCGAAGGGACGTGCGAAGGCCAGATGGCCTGTTCGACCTGCCACGTCATCGTCGCCAAAGAGGATTTCGACCGCTTGCCGTCCGCGAGCGAGGAGGAGGAAGATATGCTCGACCTCGCTGCCGGGGTGCGCCGCACCAGTCGGCTTGCTTGCCAGATCGTCCTGACCGGCGACCTCGACGGGCTGACCGTCCATATCCCGTCCGAGAGCCGCAATATGCAGGGGCCGAGGTGA
- a CDS encoding DNA polymerase III subunit gamma/tau, whose translation MSDSADDDTPMLGMDLPETPAPASSGPYRVLARKYRPQTFAELIGQDAMVKTLGNAIARDRLAHAFLMTGVRGVGKTSTARLIAKALNCIGPDGQGGPTIDPCGVCEPCRAITEGRHIDVIEMDAASNTGVDDVREIIEAVRYAAVSARYKIYIIDEVHMLSRNAFNALLKTLEEPPPHVKFLFATTEVNKVPVTVLSRCQRFDLRRITPDMLFAHFSAILQKEGVEAEAPAVWLIASAAEGSVRDGLSILDQAIAHADLDGGGRIGAEQVRAMLGLSDRSSIAQLMAAILEGDSGGAIDLARAQYALGIEPVAMVRGLMDLTHAVTLAKVSRHDDPALAEADRERIGDWAKKLGFAPLNRLWQLLLKGHDEVLRANNPLEHLEMLLLRVIYAASLPDPGELAKLLEKGGVPTMPLSAPPAPGGTEHAAAEPVAEAPATLHSEAPASLTIAQIHQLLESTGNHQLALQVYDHLQLVELEPGLIVYAAAPALDGDFARKLGEALLTQTGSRWQVRPGEGDARPSLGQMKAAKLADNDARIRELPVVKAALAAFPDARLVEDDNNHHRSNP comes from the coding sequence ATGAGCGATTCCGCCGACGACGATACCCCGATGCTGGGGATGGATTTGCCGGAGACTCCGGCGCCCGCATCGAGCGGGCCGTACCGCGTCCTTGCCCGCAAATACCGCCCGCAGACCTTTGCCGAGCTGATCGGCCAGGATGCGATGGTCAAGACGCTGGGCAACGCCATCGCGCGCGATCGGCTGGCGCACGCCTTCCTGATGACCGGGGTGCGCGGGGTGGGCAAGACCTCGACCGCGCGGCTGATCGCCAAGGCACTGAACTGCATCGGCCCCGACGGGCAGGGCGGGCCGACGATTGACCCGTGCGGCGTCTGTGAGCCGTGCCGCGCGATCACCGAAGGCCGTCATATCGACGTGATCGAGATGGACGCCGCGTCGAACACCGGCGTCGACGACGTGCGCGAGATCATCGAGGCGGTGCGCTATGCGGCGGTGTCGGCGCGCTACAAGATCTACATCATCGACGAAGTGCACATGTTGTCGCGTAACGCCTTCAATGCGTTGCTGAAAACGCTCGAAGAGCCGCCGCCGCACGTCAAATTCCTGTTCGCGACCACCGAAGTCAACAAGGTGCCGGTGACGGTGCTGTCGCGCTGCCAGCGCTTCGACCTTCGCCGCATCACCCCCGACATGCTGTTCGCGCATTTCAGCGCCATTCTGCAAAAGGAAGGCGTCGAGGCCGAGGCGCCCGCGGTCTGGCTGATCGCGAGCGCCGCCGAAGGATCGGTGCGCGACGGCCTGTCGATCCTCGATCAGGCGATTGCCCATGCCGACCTCGATGGCGGCGGCAGGATCGGCGCCGAACAGGTGCGCGCGATGCTCGGCCTGTCCGACCGCTCGTCGATCGCGCAGTTGATGGCGGCGATATTGGAAGGCGACAGCGGCGGCGCGATCGACCTCGCGCGCGCGCAATATGCGCTGGGGATCGAACCGGTCGCGATGGTGCGCGGGCTGATGGACCTGACCCACGCGGTCACGCTCGCCAAGGTTTCGCGCCACGACGACCCCGCGCTGGCCGAAGCCGATCGCGAGCGGATCGGCGACTGGGCGAAGAAGCTGGGCTTCGCGCCGCTGAACCGCCTCTGGCAATTGCTGCTCAAGGGGCATGACGAGGTGTTGCGCGCGAACAATCCGCTCGAACATCTCGAAATGCTGCTGCTCCGCGTGATTTATGCGGCCTCGCTGCCCGATCCGGGCGAATTGGCGAAGCTGCTCGAAAAGGGCGGCGTGCCGACGATGCCGCTTTCCGCGCCGCCGGCGCCGGGCGGGACGGAGCACGCGGCGGCCGAACCGGTTGCCGAAGCCCCGGCGACGCTTCACAGCGAAGCGCCCGCGTCGCTGACCATCGCCCAGATTCACCAGCTCCTCGAAAGCACTGGCAATCATCAGCTTGCGCTGCAGGTTTACGATCATCTCCAGCTTGTCGAGCTCGAACCCGGCTTGATTGTCTATGCCGCAGCGCCCGCGCTCGACGGCGATTTCGCGCGCAAGCTCGGCGAAGCGCTGCTGACCCAGACGGGGAGCCGTTGGCAGGTTCGCCCCGGCGAAGGCGACGCCCGCCCGAGCCTGGGGCAGATGAAGGCCGCGAAACTGGCCGATAATGACGCACGCATCCGCGAACTGCCGGTCGTGAAGGCCGCTCTGGCGGCTTTTCCTGACGCGAGGCTTGTCGAAGACGACAACAACCATCATAGGTCCAATCCATGA
- the rpiB gene encoding ribose 5-phosphate isomerase B, translating into MRIAIASDHAAYELKAVLAAWLRDLDHEVLDLGPATADRVDYPDFGYKLAEAIADGRAERGIALCGSGIGISIAINRHPAARCALVSDPYSAALSREHNDANVLAMGARLIGEDMAKACVTSFLVGDFAGGRHGPRVDKLSHPPQLETSR; encoded by the coding sequence ATGCGCATCGCGATAGCCTCTGACCACGCCGCTTACGAGCTCAAGGCCGTGCTCGCGGCCTGGCTGCGAGACCTCGATCACGAAGTGCTGGACCTCGGTCCAGCGACGGCGGACCGGGTGGATTATCCCGACTTCGGCTACAAGCTCGCCGAGGCCATCGCCGATGGCCGCGCCGAACGCGGTATCGCGCTGTGCGGTTCGGGGATCGGCATTTCAATCGCGATCAACCGCCATCCCGCCGCTCGCTGCGCATTGGTGAGCGACCCCTATTCGGCGGCGCTCTCCCGGGAGCATAATGACGCCAATGTGCTCGCAATGGGCGCGCGGCTGATCGGCGAGGATATGGCAAAGGCCTGCGTCACATCCTTTCTCGTCGGTGATTTTGCCGGCGGCCGCCACGGCCCGCGCGTCGACAAGCTTTCCCACCCGCCCCAACTGGAGACCAGCCGATGA
- the bla gene encoding class A beta-lactamase, giving the protein MRAAIAVAALFSLAACSAASAPVREATGDSVLLARQLTDIERRSGGRLGVAVTDTTGRLLFGHRADERFAMCSTFKLLLAGQVLRGAESGGLPLRTPLPLTRADLLPHSPYSETQVAAGEVSLGAAAEHSVRISDNAAANLILKATGGPASFTRHMRAMGDAVTRLDRTEPELNENVPGDSRDTTSPAAMAKSGAMLVYGDHLTADDRRTLRGWLIGSGTGRARLRAGLPPAWIAGDKTGSCGTAYNDVAFVEAPDGNQYMIAAYLDRPTVNGDAADAILADVARAFVENPFD; this is encoded by the coding sequence ATGCGCGCGGCCATTGCCGTCGCCGCGCTGTTTAGCCTGGCAGCCTGTTCCGCCGCCTCCGCTCCAGTGCGTGAGGCGACGGGCGATTCGGTGCTTCTCGCCAGGCAACTCACCGACATCGAGCGCCGCTCGGGCGGGCGTCTGGGCGTCGCGGTGACCGACACCACCGGCCGGCTGCTGTTCGGCCACCGCGCCGACGAACGTTTCGCCATGTGCTCGACCTTCAAGCTGCTTCTCGCGGGGCAGGTGTTGCGCGGCGCGGAGAGCGGCGGCCTGCCGCTGCGCACGCCGCTGCCGCTGACCCGCGCCGATCTGCTGCCGCATTCGCCCTATAGCGAGACCCAAGTCGCGGCGGGCGAAGTCAGTCTTGGGGCGGCCGCCGAACATAGCGTCAGGATCAGCGACAATGCCGCGGCCAATCTGATCCTCAAGGCGACGGGCGGGCCCGCGAGCTTTACCCGGCATATGCGCGCGATGGGCGATGCGGTGACGCGGCTCGACCGAACCGAGCCCGAACTCAACGAGAATGTGCCCGGCGATTCGCGCGACACCACCAGCCCCGCGGCGATGGCGAAAAGCGGCGCGATGCTCGTCTATGGCGACCATTTGACCGCCGATGACCGGCGGACGCTGCGCGGCTGGCTGATCGGCAGCGGGACCGGCCGCGCGCGCCTTCGCGCCGGGCTGCCGCCGGCGTGGATTGCCGGGGACAAGACCGGATCATGCGGCACCGCCTATAACGACGTCGCCTTCGTCGAGGCGCCCGACGGCAACCAATATATGATCGCCGCCTATCTCGACCGTCCGACGGTGAACGGCGATGCCGCGGACGCGATCCTTGCCGATGTGGCCCGCGCTTTCGTGGAGAATCCGTTCGACTGA
- a CDS encoding cysteine desulfurase family protein, with protein MIYLDYQATTPLAPEAREAMLRWLEGPGEGDGFANPSSTHKAGRAAAAAVEVARDQVAALLPGGGRVFFTSGATEALNWALFRGAEAKPGGVAGLSIEHAASLQCLERLNATILPVDGAGVALPLDDALIPENGLVAAMLVNNEVGTIQPVAAFAAAAHAKGSLLLCDAVQGYGRVAIPDGADLIALSAHKIHGPKGIGALWVKDGVDLEPLMFGGAQEQGMRSGTVSPALCAGFGAAAALAAERFDADAAHVERLWSLAMDMLPEWTLGGAAAPRYHGNLNVRREGVNGLRLMSDARDVAFSLGSACGSGSGKVSHVLRAMGVSEADARASIRLGWGRYTSEAELRAGLTAIRDAARLQGVN; from the coding sequence ATGATTTACCTCGACTATCAGGCCACGACGCCGCTCGCTCCCGAGGCGCGCGAGGCGATGCTACGCTGGCTCGAGGGGCCGGGCGAGGGCGATGGTTTCGCGAACCCGTCGAGCACGCACAAGGCGGGCCGTGCGGCGGCGGCGGCGGTCGAGGTCGCGCGCGATCAGGTCGCGGCGCTGCTGCCGGGGGGCGGACGCGTCTTCTTCACTTCGGGCGCGACCGAGGCGCTCAACTGGGCGCTGTTTCGCGGCGCGGAGGCGAAACCGGGCGGGGTCGCGGGGCTGAGCATCGAACATGCCGCGTCGCTGCAATGCCTCGAGCGGCTGAACGCGACGATCCTGCCGGTCGACGGCGCGGGGGTCGCGCTGCCCCTCGATGACGCGCTGATCCCCGAGAATGGCCTCGTCGCGGCGATGCTGGTGAACAACGAGGTCGGGACGATCCAGCCGGTCGCCGCTTTCGCCGCCGCCGCGCACGCGAAGGGCAGCTTGCTGCTCTGCGACGCGGTGCAGGGGTACGGCCGCGTTGCCATCCCCGACGGTGCCGACCTGATCGCGCTTTCAGCGCACAAGATTCACGGGCCGAAAGGCATAGGCGCGCTGTGGGTGAAGGACGGTGTCGACCTCGAACCGCTGATGTTCGGCGGCGCGCAGGAACAGGGGATGCGGTCGGGCACCGTTTCCCCGGCTCTGTGCGCCGGGTTCGGCGCGGCGGCGGCGCTTGCGGCCGAGCGCTTCGATGCGGACGCGGCGCATGTCGAGCGGCTGTGGTCGCTGGCGATGGACATGCTGCCCGAATGGACGCTGGGCGGCGCCGCGGCGCCGCGCTATCACGGCAATCTCAACGTCCGGCGCGAAGGGGTGAATGGCCTCCGTCTGATGTCCGACGCGCGCGATGTCGCTTTCTCGCTCGGCAGCGCGTGCGGCAGTGGATCGGGCAAGGTCAGCCATGTGCTGCGCGCGATGGGGGTGAGCGAGGCCGACGCCCGCGCCTCGATCCGGCTCGGCTGGGGACGCTATACCAGCGAAGCGGAATTGCGCGCCGGGCTGACCGCGATCAGGGATGCGGCGCGGCTGCAGGGAGTGAATTGA
- the nrdR gene encoding transcriptional regulator NrdR translates to MRCPYCGHEDSQVKDSRPTEDGAAIRRRRQCEDCGARFTTFERIQLREVAVLKAGGTREPFDREKLMRSVQIACRKRPIDGARIERLVSGIQRQLETSGDNEVQAAQIGAMVMEALKGFDNVAYIRFASVYRDFTEAKDFEEFASSITEAARPSK, encoded by the coding sequence ATGCGCTGCCCCTATTGCGGACATGAAGACAGCCAGGTGAAGGACAGCCGTCCGACCGAGGACGGCGCCGCGATCCGCCGCCGCCGCCAGTGCGAGGACTGCGGCGCGCGCTTCACCACCTTCGAGCGCATCCAACTCCGCGAGGTCGCGGTGCTCAAGGCCGGCGGCACCCGCGAGCCCTTCGACCGCGAGAAATTGATGCGCAGCGTCCAGATCGCCTGCCGCAAGCGCCCGATCGACGGCGCGCGGATCGAACGGCTCGTCTCGGGCATCCAGCGCCAGCTCGAAACCTCGGGCGACAACGAAGTGCAGGCGGCGCAGATCGGCGCAATGGTGATGGAGGCGCTGAAGGGCTTCGACAATGTCGCCTATATCCGCTTCGCCAGCGTCTACCGCGACTTCACCGAAGCCAAGGATTTCGAGGAATTCGCCTCGTCGATCACCGAGGCGGCGCGGCCCAGCAAATGA
- a CDS encoding alpha/beta hydrolase — protein MPDVIFPGPEGRIEGRFSPPPRPRAPVALILHPHPQGGGTMNDRITQAMYKSFVARGFAVLRFNFRGVGRSQGTFDNGIGELSDAASALDWVQSIHPEAQTTWVAGFSFGAWIGMQLLMRRPEIRGFLSVAPPANMYDFSFLAPCPSSGIIVAGGQDEIVPPAAIQKLVDKLRTQKGITIHHDEIPRANHFFEHELDQLMKSLDNYLDMRLAPDSPIR, from the coding sequence ATGCCCGACGTTATTTTCCCCGGCCCCGAAGGCCGCATCGAAGGCCGCTTCTCGCCCCCGCCGCGCCCGCGCGCGCCGGTCGCGCTGATCCTGCATCCGCACCCGCAGGGCGGCGGCACGATGAACGACCGCATCACCCAGGCGATGTACAAGAGCTTCGTCGCGCGCGGCTTTGCGGTGCTGCGCTTCAACTTCCGCGGCGTCGGTCGCAGCCAGGGCACCTTCGACAACGGCATCGGCGAACTCAGCGATGCGGCCTCGGCGCTCGACTGGGTGCAGTCGATACACCCCGAGGCGCAGACGACCTGGGTCGCGGGCTTCAGCTTCGGCGCGTGGATCGGGATGCAGCTTCTGATGCGGCGTCCCGAGATCCGCGGCTTCCTGTCGGTCGCGCCGCCCGCGAACATGTACGACTTCAGCTTCCTCGCCCCCTGCCCTTCGTCGGGGATCATCGTCGCGGGCGGACAGGACGAGATCGTTCCGCCCGCCGCGATCCAGAAGCTGGTCGACAAGCTGCGCACGCAGAAGGGGATCACCATCCACCACGACGAAATCCCGCGCGCGAACCATTTCTTCGAGCATGAGCTCGACCAGCTCATGAAGTCGCTCGATAATTATCTGGATATGCGCCTCGCCCCCGATTCGCCGATTCGGTGA